A portion of the Gossypium arboreum isolate Shixiya-1 chromosome 8, ASM2569848v2, whole genome shotgun sequence genome contains these proteins:
- the LOC108468651 gene encoding pentatricopeptide repeat-containing protein At5g11310, mitochondrial-like isoform X1, which translates to MINILGKARKFEDAWILVLDRIDVGKEGSNLVSVNTFIILIRRYARAGMTQPAIRTFEFASCLDKICSSNDKSNLFEIILDSLSKEGHVGVASEYFSRKKETDLCWVPSIKVYNMLLNGWLRLRKLKHAEKLWLDMKKNGVSPSVVSYGTLIEGYCTMRRIERAMELVDEMKGVGIQPNLKVYNPIIDALGEAGRLKDALVMMGQVLFCELSPDISTYNSLVKGYCKSKDLAGASKILKMMISRGCIPTTTTYNYFFRYFLKFRKIEEAMNLYTKIIQSGHTPDRLTYQVLLKLLCEEERLDLAVQVSKEMMVRGYDRDLASSTMLVHLLCKMHRFEDAFREFEDMIQRGLAPQYLTFQRMNDELKKRGMTKMASKLCGFMSSIHSSKKLPNTYGGDEDSSQARRTSIRQLSDMLKTCNDPRELVKHRFLSEDAVSRAGQLIEIIKKRAKETSMNS; encoded by the exons ATGATCAATATACTTGGTAAAGCTAGGAAGTTTGAGGACGCCTGGATTTTGGTTCTTGATCGGATTGATGTTGGGAAGGAGGGTTCCAATTTGGTTTCTGTCAATACCTTTATAATTTTGATCAGACGGTACGCTCGCGCTG GTATGACTCAGCCTGCTATCCGGACATTTGAATTTGCAAGCTGTTTAGATAAAATTTGCAGTTCTAATGACAAAAGTAAtctttttgaaataattttggaCTCACTAAGTAAGGAAGGGCACGTTGGGGTGGCAAGTGAATATTTCTCTAGAAAAAAGGAGACAGATCTTTGTTGGGTTCCATCAATCAAGGTTTATAACATGCTATTAAATGGATGGTTACGGTTGAGAAAGCTCAAGCATGCAGAGAAACTTTGGTTGGACATGAAAAAGAATGGTGTGTCACCTAGTGTTGTATCATATGGTACCTTAATAGAAGGATACTGTACTATGCGTCGTATTGAGAGGGCAATGGAATTGGTTGATGAAATGAAGGGAGTAGGAATTCAGCCGAACTTAAAAGTATACAATCCAATTATTGATGCACTGGGGGAAGCAGGTAGGTTAAAGGATGCATTAGTGATGATGGGACAAGTTTTGTTCTGTGAACTTAGCCCTGATATTTCGACATATAACTCTTTAGTAAAAGGTTATTGCAAGTCCAAAGATTTAGCAGGAGCTAGTAAAATACTTAAGATGATGATTAGCAGGGGTTGCATCCCAACCACTACAACCTACAATTATTTCTTTCGATATTTCTTGAAATTCAGGAAAATTGAGGAAGCAATGAACCTTTATACAAAGATCATTCAGTCTGGTCATACTCCTGATCGGCTTACTTACCAGGTTTTGTTGAAGCTTCTGTGTGAGGAGGAGAGGTTGGACTTGGCAGTTCAGGTTAGCAAAGAAATGATGGTGAGGGGATACGATAGGGACTTGGCTTCTAGCACTATGTTGGTTCATTTGCTTTGCAAAATGCATAGGTTTGAAGATGCTTTTAGGGAGTTTGAGGACATGATACAAAGGGGTTTGGCTCCACAATACCTCACTTTCCAGAGAATGAATGATGAGTTAAAGAAAAGGGGAATGACCAAGATGGCAAGTAAACTATGTGGTTTTATGAGTTCTATCCATTCTTCCAAAAAATTGCCCAATACATATGGTGGAGATGAGGACTCATCACAAGCAAGGAGGACATCCATAAGGCAGTTGTCTGATATGCTAAAAACATGTAATGATCCAAGAGAACTTGTTAAGCATAGATTTTTATCTGAAGATGCTGTGTCAAGAGCTGGCCAGTTGATCGAGATTATCAAGAAAAGAGCTAAAGAAACAAGTATGAATAGTTAA
- the LOC108468651 gene encoding pentatricopeptide repeat-containing protein At5g11310, mitochondrial-like isoform X2, with protein sequence MTQPAIRTFEFASCLDKICSSNDKSNLFEIILDSLSKEGHVGVASEYFSRKKETDLCWVPSIKVYNMLLNGWLRLRKLKHAEKLWLDMKKNGVSPSVVSYGTLIEGYCTMRRIERAMELVDEMKGVGIQPNLKVYNPIIDALGEAGRLKDALVMMGQVLFCELSPDISTYNSLVKGYCKSKDLAGASKILKMMISRGCIPTTTTYNYFFRYFLKFRKIEEAMNLYTKIIQSGHTPDRLTYQVLLKLLCEEERLDLAVQVSKEMMVRGYDRDLASSTMLVHLLCKMHRFEDAFREFEDMIQRGLAPQYLTFQRMNDELKKRGMTKMASKLCGFMSSIHSSKKLPNTYGGDEDSSQARRTSIRQLSDMLKTCNDPRELVKHRFLSEDAVSRAGQLIEIIKKRAKETSMNS encoded by the coding sequence ATGACTCAGCCTGCTATCCGGACATTTGAATTTGCAAGCTGTTTAGATAAAATTTGCAGTTCTAATGACAAAAGTAAtctttttgaaataattttggaCTCACTAAGTAAGGAAGGGCACGTTGGGGTGGCAAGTGAATATTTCTCTAGAAAAAAGGAGACAGATCTTTGTTGGGTTCCATCAATCAAGGTTTATAACATGCTATTAAATGGATGGTTACGGTTGAGAAAGCTCAAGCATGCAGAGAAACTTTGGTTGGACATGAAAAAGAATGGTGTGTCACCTAGTGTTGTATCATATGGTACCTTAATAGAAGGATACTGTACTATGCGTCGTATTGAGAGGGCAATGGAATTGGTTGATGAAATGAAGGGAGTAGGAATTCAGCCGAACTTAAAAGTATACAATCCAATTATTGATGCACTGGGGGAAGCAGGTAGGTTAAAGGATGCATTAGTGATGATGGGACAAGTTTTGTTCTGTGAACTTAGCCCTGATATTTCGACATATAACTCTTTAGTAAAAGGTTATTGCAAGTCCAAAGATTTAGCAGGAGCTAGTAAAATACTTAAGATGATGATTAGCAGGGGTTGCATCCCAACCACTACAACCTACAATTATTTCTTTCGATATTTCTTGAAATTCAGGAAAATTGAGGAAGCAATGAACCTTTATACAAAGATCATTCAGTCTGGTCATACTCCTGATCGGCTTACTTACCAGGTTTTGTTGAAGCTTCTGTGTGAGGAGGAGAGGTTGGACTTGGCAGTTCAGGTTAGCAAAGAAATGATGGTGAGGGGATACGATAGGGACTTGGCTTCTAGCACTATGTTGGTTCATTTGCTTTGCAAAATGCATAGGTTTGAAGATGCTTTTAGGGAGTTTGAGGACATGATACAAAGGGGTTTGGCTCCACAATACCTCACTTTCCAGAGAATGAATGATGAGTTAAAGAAAAGGGGAATGACCAAGATGGCAAGTAAACTATGTGGTTTTATGAGTTCTATCCATTCTTCCAAAAAATTGCCCAATACATATGGTGGAGATGAGGACTCATCACAAGCAAGGAGGACATCCATAAGGCAGTTGTCTGATATGCTAAAAACATGTAATGATCCAAGAGAACTTGTTAAGCATAGATTTTTATCTGAAGATGCTGTGTCAAGAGCTGGCCAGTTGATCGAGATTATCAAGAAAAGAGCTAAAGAAACAAGTATGAATAGTTAA